TTACCTTCCGTGCAGTGAAAGCGAAATTAGAAGTAGGCCTTATGCACATTTTGTTTCAGGAATTCAACTGGCTTCGAGGAACTTTTTTACACAGCTCGATCCATGAACTTAATTATTCCCGTGATTATTAGTAGTTGTTGCAGGTTCGTTCTAATTACTTTGCAAGTTTCTGATGGTTCGTTCATGTGTGGCGTGCAGGCAAAGGGGGCGGACGTGAACGGGAAGGTGTTCCGTGGGTACCCGGCGACGGCAGCGGCGCGGGAGGGGCGCGCGGAGGTGGCGGAGCTGCTGGTGCGGGCCGGTGCGTCGCAGCCGGCCTGCGAGGAGGCCATCGTGGAGGCGGCGCTGCAGGGGCAGGCTGCCCTGGCGGCCATCTTCATGCGCTCCGACCTCGTCCGCCCGCGCGTCGCCGTGCACGCGCTCGTGTCTGCTGCTACTCGCGGCTTCGTCGACGTGGTCGACACGCTCGTCAAGGTATGCCCAGATGTTACATTTCTTTTCTTCTATCTTCTGGGCTTTTACCTGCGGCTTCGACTACATGGGCCCAAGTATTACATGGGCTTCTGGCAAAACGGTTTAGCACCAACATATGGGCTTGGGCTTCAACTGCTAGCGAAGTGTTGTCGTAGGGCTCAGGGCTGGGACGGCGTGGGCGCCGCGCGACGAGCCGCAGCATGGGGCGTCGTagtctttagtcccacctcgctacttTAGAGAAACTGTGACCGGTTTATAAGGCGAAGGGTAGCACACACCACCGTGTTCGTAAAAAGGAGAGACGGTTGGCATCTCCCCTGACAGAAACCTAGCACACTGCGGTTAAGGCTACCCGCTTCGGCGGATCTAACCCAATTTTTTTTTGCCGATTTATTTGTTTTTTAGAAAACAATTTGAATAAGATGTTTTTCAAAGTTTTCTACCCATGATTTTTTAACTAACTACTACTACAATGTTCTCTAATATCATCTGATTCTCTCGTTGCAGTGTGGGGCTGATCCAAACGCGACCTCCCGGGTGCTTCTGCGTTCTCTCAAGCCATCACTGCACCTCAACGTCGACTGCACAGCGCTCTTTGCCGCGATCGTGAGCCGGCAAGTCGCCGTGGTTCGTCAGCTACTTCAGGTGTGCACCGCTACATCCACAATCTCTTTTCGCTGTCGCTGCATTTGAGTTTTGACACCATTCTGCGCGTCTTCTCCAGGCTGGTGTGAAGAGGGACACCAAGGTGAGGCTTGGAGCGTGGTCCTGGGACGCGGCCACCGGGGAAGAGCTGCGCGTCGGCGCGGGTCTCGCGGAGCCCTACGATGCGGCCTGGTGCGCCGTGGAGTACTACGAGTCCACCGGCTCCATCCTCCGCATGCTCCTGCAGAACGGGTACTCGTCGGGCGCCACGCACCTTGGCCGGACGCTGCTCCACCACGCCATCCTCTGCGGCAGCGTCGGCGCCGTCGAGACGCTGCTGGCTTCTGGCGCGGAATGCGAAGCTCCCGTGAGGACGTCCCGCAGCGGCAGGTTCAGGCCTGTTCACTTGGCCGCGCGCCTCGGCCAGCAGGAGATCCTGCAGACGCTCACGGACAAGGGCTGCGACGTCAACGCCAGGGCTGAGGCTGGCGATGTCGCCATCATCCTGGCTGCGCGCCACAAGCAAGAGGACTGCCTCAGGGTTCTCGTGTCAGCCGGAGCGGACGTCGCGCTGTTGAACTTGGCAGGCGAGTCCGCGGCTTCCGTCGCTTCTTCGGGCGGCTGGAAGGCGGGCTTCGAACGCGCCGTTCTTGGCGCGATTCGGTCCGGAACCATCCCTCTGTCCAGCGATCGGCACGTGTTCTCGCCCATGATGTTCACGGCACGATgcggcgatgccgccgcgctgGAGGTGCTGCTCGCCCAGCCCGGCGTGGACGTGGACGAGCAGGACGCTGACGGGTGCTCGCCCATAATGGCCGCCGCCAAGGAGGGCAACGTTGACGCCTTCCGCGCCCTCGTCTTCGCCGGCGCCAACGTGAGGCTGTGCAACAAGCGTGGCGAGACGGCTATCGGGCTCGCGCAGCAGAGCAAGAAGAGGGACCTCTTCGAGCAGGTCATGCTGGAGTTCGCGCTGGAGAAGGGCATGCCGGCAGGCGGGTTCTACGCCCTGCACTGCGCGTCCCGGCGCGGCGACAGCGCGGCCGTGCATCACCTGGCGAGCACGGACTACGACGTCAACATGCCGGACGGCGACGGCTACACTCCGCTCATGCTGGCCGCGAGAGAAGGCCATGCAACCGTGTGCGAGCTCCTGATCTCCCATGGCGCCCGGTGCGACATCCAGACCCCGCGGGGCGAGACTGCGCTCTCCCTCGCGCGGTCGGCTTTGGCCACCGCGGCGTTCAACAAGGCCGAGGACGTGATCATGGACGAGCTGGGCCGGCAGCTGGTGCTGGCGGGCGCGCGCGTCGTCAAGCACACCAAGGGCGGGCGCGGGAGGCCGCACGGCAAGTCGCTGCGGATGGTCACCGCCGCCGGCGTGCTCCGGTGGGGCGGGTCGAGCCGGCGCAACGTGATGTGCGTGGAGGCCGAGGTCGGGGGCAGCTCGGCGTTCCAGCGGCACCGGCAGAGGAAGGGCCGCCGAGGGGACGACGCGTACGCGCCGGGGCTGTTCCGCGTGGTCACGGCGACGGGGAAGGAGGTGCACTTCGTGTGCCAgggcggggaggaggcggcggagctgtGGGTGCGGGGCATCAGGGCGCTCACTAGGGCGGTGTTCGGCAAGCGGGGGAACTAGGTAGCGGCATGGCCTTCGCTCCGTGTAGGCTTTGGCTTTGGTAGCTTGCAGCAAGCGTGCCTGACGTGCCTGTAAAGAGTAGGGGACATTAGAGCAGCGAGTTGATGCGTGGAGTTTGGGGTATGCTGGCCTTCTGCTCGAAGGCTTTGCCGGGTTGCCATGATGTTTTTGGTTCAGGGCCTGTAGTTTGTACAGCTTTGGTGTATGTTTTTGGCCAAGTTGCTTTGGCTATGCTTGTAGTTGGCTTTCACTCTCACTATCTTCGAGAAGTTCGCCCTTTCATCACGCCTATGGCTCTATTCTTGATTCTTCTCTTCCCCAGTTTTTGCACACACAAAAAAATAATACGGAATGCCGTTTCTTAGCAGAAGTGATCTATTGCTCAAGATTATGCGACCTGGAGGAAATCGACACGACTTATGATAATGTAAAAAATGATCTTACATTTTGGAATATATTTTGAGACGGGAGTAGTTGTGGTTGGAAAAGAGGTCAATGTTGGCTCCAGGTCGAAGAATTGACCAAGTTCATCAAGTCGAGAAAGGGCTAGGAAAGGGTTTAAATGATCTTATATTTtgattttgggatggagggagtagcattttaGTCCACGAAAACATACCAAAAGCGACCTGTTGATCAAGATTATGTGGGTAATCACAGCTAGTAACAGATAAGACTCCGACAGACGGCCAGGCATAGTACAACGGCTGAACAGGAGAAACCATAATGGGCACACTAAATCAGTTTTCATTCTCAAGTATCAATTCGTGGCTACCTACACCATAATCAAAGTTGCATCACCAACACCTGCCAGCTTGTCCTGGCTATCACATTGTTTTGAATTGCTAACAATATGGCTACAATGCCACAAGGTAAAACTATTATCTTTGATATGGCTGCGGCACCTCAGTGGCTCAACATCACTGGCATCGAAGTTGTGTAAGGTAAACGAAGGAAGGAACATCAGCTAGATGGACAGGCTCAGCTTCCAGAGATTTCCTTCTCCTTGGCCTTGCACATATCATCTGCCGACTTGATGAACTTCTTGGTCAATTCTTCGACCTGGAGGAAACATAATGTGTAAGATATTTACTACCACACAACATATTCCCTTTGAGAACATTGTTCAGTACTCACTTCTTTCTCGAGTCGCTTTATATCATCCTTTGGCATGCTAGATGAAGATTTCTTTATTGTATCAAGTGCCTGGAAACACAAGGGAAATGCATATATATAATGTAATAATACGAAAGGGCATAAGAGAATCGAAATTGAATCCTAATATTTCAGAGAAACATGAGTAGTCGTGAGGATCAAATGCTAGGACAAGCCGTATATTCAGAAAATACTACAGCATGACAGTGAACATTATACACAAGGAAAACTGTAGAGTAAGAATACAATTATATAGATCAATTTAGTAGTCTTCAGCACCGTTCCCTTCATGAGGTCATAATACTGTCGCATGGTTTTCTAATTCTAACTCTTATAATAGGCCAGAGGACAAGTGGAGTAAGCGCACCCTCTTTCAACAGATATCATATGAGAAATACTACATCATAAAATTCATAGCTCTCTCCTAAATGCAAGTCCCAAAAGAAAACATATACCCGGTGACAATTGCCTGAATGAACCATACAGTGACACTACAAATATCCAACTAAGCCTTCAAAACATCGATCATCATAAATTGAAGAAACGAGAGTAATGTAAAATTACCTTTTGGCGTGCTCTTCTAATACTTTGCTTGAAATCCTCAGCAGATTTAGTAACAACCTTACACATTGCCTATATTCAAGACCAGAAAATTCATTAGTAGTTTCAAGAATAAAAGTGAGATTTAAGCTTAGTTAATCTTACCTGCATAGTCTCTTTCGTCAATCTGCACAGGGACAAATTAAATTAGAAGGCGCAAACAAATTTAAGACCAGAAAGTGCATGTAGTAAAAAAGATGATAAATATGAGTGCAACTTATCGCAAGTTTGTGGACAGTAGTGGACctagaaagtactccctccgttcacaaatataagatgtttggatatttcaatatggactacatactgaCTGAAATGAGCAAACAAatacactaaaacatgtctatatacatccgattcacaaaaaagttagaacataTTATATTTGTAAATGGAGGGAGTAACTCTTAAATCACTTACAGGTAAGCACAGACCTACGATAAACAATAACAGTAACATTACAATTTACACTTACGGAGGTACAGCTGCAATAATCCTACTGCCGTCAGGGGTTGGATTGATGCCCAATGGAGATGAAGCGATTGCATTCTCAATAGACTTCATTGTCTGTACAACAATTGGTTAGAATCAGTCACAAGAAGTTTAAGAAGTTAAAATCATTGTGCTAAATAACATTTGTAGGGCCTGCAGTAGCATTAGTGGGCACCATTTCTTCGACGCAGAATTCATAGTATATCGCTTGCCAGACCGCTACATCACTAGAGCATATGTCTATTTTTCCCCCACGCGTCGCAGTGACTATCTTGTCATGCTAATAACTTatagggataagtatatttttcatcCCTGAACTCTAGCAAAAGTTCAGAAATCGTCCCTCAACTCCAAAACCACCAAAACTCAGTCCCTCAACTAATTAAACTGGATACTTTTCATCCCTGGTAACGCTTAAGGTGGTTATAGTATGACATGGACCCTGGTTTCGACTAAAATGGGCCATGTAGCCTGGTTTTGACTACTAGCGGGCACCCTGCCGGCTCGCTCTCTCTCATTTTTTGATCCCCTTTCTCACTCACAAAACAgagcgggcggcggtggcgatttAGGCAGCGGCGGTCTGGCCCGGTGGCGACCTACGGACCTAGGCAGGGCAGTGGCTGTCTGCTGCGTACCTGGGCACGGCAGGCGGCGCTCTTGACCCATGAGACCAAGTGACGGCGACGGCGACTTGGGCAGGGGCGCACGGCGAATTGTGGAGCCAGTTCAAGCAGATGGCGTCCTCGGCAAGTTCAAGCCGCAGCTGTACGAGTTGTTGATGCAGAAGGATGAGCTGCTGCTGGAGAAGACTGTTGACTTACAAGTGCAGAAGAAGAGGAATGTGATGCAGTTTGTTGTATTGATGTGTTTCATCACAGCAGTTGTGTACGCTTTCATGATGTATATGTAGGCAATTGAGTACTAATTTGTAGATAAGTCGGTGAGAACTTGAAGTGGTATGTAATCTGACTATGCTAATTTGTCATGGAAAATTCTGTTTGCTGCCACATTGCATGGCAATTGAATGTCCAGCAATTGAGCAATCTGACTATGTGTTGACAGTAATGGTACGCATTAGAAGTGGCTGTGGCAGGAGTGCTCTGCATAGAGCTTGACCATGTGTACGCGCATGAGTTTCTTTCTTCATCCTGGGCAACTCCAACATATGTTCAGCATTTCATTGATAATATATTTTGTCCCAAAACTGGACAGTCCGACAAGGTCTGAACAAAGAAAGTGTATGCCATAGTTTGAATTGAATAAATTGTAGAGAACATAGCTTAACAAAATCTGAATATAACTGAAAATAGTCTAGACATTTCAGAGCGTTGTACTGAATTTAGTTGGACATAGTCTGGACCGAATATAGCTGAACATAGTCTGAACCGAATATAGCTGAACAAGCTCTATGTCAGACTAAAACCACCTTAAGTGTTACCAGGGACGAAAAGTATCCGGTTTAATTAGTT
The window above is part of the Triticum aestivum cultivar Chinese Spring chromosome 2A, IWGSC CS RefSeq v2.1, whole genome shotgun sequence genome. Proteins encoded here:
- the LOC123189608 gene encoding ankyrin-3 codes for the protein MAVLLRPAAIAGGRQVWPVAEEQADAAAAASQRLVEAVARGDSREAGELLASGRADVNYAGVVWLDARRVAETALREGAAAELRASREEIRADVSPLFLAAGNGDVALVRALLAKGADVNGKVFRGYPATAAAREGRAEVAELLVRAGASQPACEEAIVEAALQGQAALAAIFMRSDLVRPRVAVHALVSAATRGFVDVVDTLVKCGADPNATSRVLLRSLKPSLHLNVDCTALFAAIVSRQVAVVRQLLQAGVKRDTKVRLGAWSWDAATGEELRVGAGLAEPYDAAWCAVEYYESTGSILRMLLQNGYSSGATHLGRTLLHHAILCGSVGAVETLLASGAECEAPVRTSRSGRFRPVHLAARLGQQEILQTLTDKGCDVNARAEAGDVAIILAARHKQEDCLRVLVSAGADVALLNLAGESAASVASSGGWKAGFERAVLGAIRSGTIPLSSDRHVFSPMMFTARCGDAAALEVLLAQPGVDVDEQDADGCSPIMAAAKEGNVDAFRALVFAGANVRLCNKRGETAIGLAQQSKKRDLFEQVMLEFALEKGMPAGGFYALHCASRRGDSAAVHHLASTDYDVNMPDGDGYTPLMLAAREGHATVCELLISHGARCDIQTPRGETALSLARSALATAAFNKAEDVIMDELGRQLVLAGARVVKHTKGGRGRPHGKSLRMVTAAGVLRWGGSSRRNVMCVEAEVGGSSAFQRHRQRKGRRGDDAYAPGLFRVVTATGKEVHFVCQGGEEAAELWVRGIRALTRAVFGKRGN